The DNA window TCGGTGTTATTTACAAATTTGAAGCTACATTTTGTGCATTCATACAGTCGGGCTAGCAAACCACTGTCATGCCTTTTTGACACTTTAAACTGgatatatattttatgaatgGAAGATGAAGCCTGcacaactccaagaatcaaaatctgaaattgtCCTTCAAGTAACATACCATTTCTTGCTGCACATATCAGATCATATTCAGTCATGTCTGAGGTTTGTAACAGTATTTTATCTACTCTTCTTAACATATATCTCcgaaataaatataaaacaatTTTATAAATGCGAGCACACATAGACTGAAATCCCGAGTAGAGATGTCCATTGTCGGGTATATAACAAGGAAAGACCCTCAGGTTTGGTCCAACGGCAGGAATCCATCAGGTCTATGCGTGGCAGAGCCACAAATGTGATAATGTATGATTAGATTCCATATAAGATATCGGTTGAAACCACATTTTCCAAAAACTTGATTTTGGGAGAGTTGACATGATGAGTAGTTTTATACTTTATTATGCAATACATATATGTTAAGGATCGGAAAATCCAAATTAATATTAAACATTTACACGTATAAGTTGGTGCACCACCCAAGGCCAACTTAATGAAATATATGGGGATTGTGTTCCATGTGGAAACTACTCTTTTCGAAAGTTATGGCacaaacaacaattttatgtTTGACGATAACTGCGAATCCCATAGATCACACTCTTTCCACTGATAGGGAGGAGAGAAGGAAAACTATATTAAACGCGACCTTTTCAACTACACCTTGAGTTAAGCAAGATGAAAACGTTCAAGCATTGTAGGAGTAAGGAATGTTAAAGAAACTTACAATCAGACACAAGAGGATGCATCCAGTTGCACCAGGGAACAAAGCATACCAAAAGTTCAAATGATGAAGCTTAATTCCATCAATGAAAAGTAATGGCAAGCTCGCAGCTGAAAACCAATAGAAAAAACTCATTCTTAGCAGTTCCAGAACTCGTAAATGTTAGAGAAACGTCATCGTTTTCAGGAAAAAATGTGATTATGAGaatttaatcataaaaatattgCCTGGTGGATGTATTGCACGAGTGCAAATCATGAAGGCTAAGGCAGCAGCAACAGCAGCGCTCCGAGCTAGCCAACCTGGACCGAAAACTGAGAATGCCAAAACACCTATTGCTGCACAACCAATTTGAGCGACAAATACATTGTATTTCTGCAAGAGGAGGCCAAAGATTGTACGAAATAACTACCACGATTCAAGGAAACTAGAGTTTTGTAAAGCAGGGAATTTCTAGTTATATAGATTTTGATGTCAAAATCGATTTGAGATTCATAAAACCTTTTAATGACTATGTACTCTAGGTTCCCATTTAGTGCCGGAGTCAGAATCTCACACAGGAAGGGCGAAACTAAAACTCAAAACATTTAGAgggacaaaatcatatttttatttacagATGATATACAGAAATATATAAACCTATAGGATAGGTTAGGAGGGAAAGGGAGCAATCGTCATTGCCACCCCCTTAGCTCTAGCACCGTTTGTGTGGCCGTTTTCTTAACTTTTTGGATATGCAATGGTTGAAATTAAAACCTCAACTGAAGCAGCATAGACAAGACTCTGAAAGCTACAACATGGAAAAAAGTAAATGTACTTAGTATTGGTATTACCACCGACGTGATTTTCCACGTTCTTTTATTATACCAGTGCCACAAGATATAAAGGGGTTTCAGCCGGAGTTTTGGGCCATTGAatggaaagaaaagaaatcaaAAGCTGCATACCCTGGCACCAGGAGAAGAAGGGGTGGCAAAGAGAACCGCACAAACCGCTCCCACTGGCGCAATTGTGATCGAAATGCCTTTGGGTGCAAGCATTTGATCCACCTTTCCCAATATGGCCAtggctgcaaatgcccctgtcCAGAACAAACCACCAccaaatcataaatttttaacTTTAGAACACTCGAGCAGCTCAAAAAGCTCTAAGTCAGTAGTTCATACTCGCTTAGCAATCAGGTAAGACCAAATTTGAACGCATCACTTTTCCTAAACACAAACTGCACATTTATCGAGGTTAGACAGTACTCTACCCAGTATAAAATATCATACAAACTAAGAAATTGCTGTGGTTAACGAACCTAGAATTTGATTTCGGGGACTGGGATTAACAGCTAATACtcgataaaataaaaatcagagAGTTTGAGCAATATACTGTAAGTCACATAAATGATTGTTTCAATTAAATTAGCAATTTTCCCCCATCCGAAGCTCCTTCCATAAACTTTTAtatagagcttgctgcaaacaaTTTCGTCCAACGTTTATGCAAAAGAAAAGAGAGAAGAACCAATATTTACACAATTATACACAATACCAGAAAAAAACAAGCTCCTGAATAA is part of the Primulina eburnea isolate SZY01 chromosome 1, ASM2296580v1, whole genome shotgun sequence genome and encodes:
- the LOC140837325 gene encoding uncharacterized protein gives rise to the protein MMGMQIHTPLKHLLLSKTFPPTPHKLFFPRNSTTGKCGKGREIKNLYGFPTVKGLKRGGLCVTSSSSNVAAPMWDGWTPEKSSKAPSLSDIVWPSAGAFAAMAILGKVDQMLAPKGISITIAPVGAVCAVLFATPSSPGARKYNVFVAQIGCAAIGVLAFSVFGPGWLARSAAVAAALAFMICTRAIHPPAASLPLLFIDGIKLHHLNFWYALFPGATGCILLCLIQEMVCYLKDNFRF